The Candidatus Defluviibacterium haderslevense DNA window AAGTGTAGGGTTAATAAAAACAATGCTAACGGAATTGAAAGATTCTTCATTCGAAAACCGAATTGAAGAATTAAATGAGGTTAATAAAAACAAGGCAATTAAGCCACAACATGAAAAAGAAACATAAAGTAAATCAGTCAGATTGAACATCAAACAACATATCCCTAAAAACAAACAAAAATACATCCAGTAAATAGCAAAGGGAGATATTTTTTTTATTAATATAAAATCAAATGGAAGTACAAATAATAATGTAATCAAACAAATGAGAATTATTGCAGTCCATTGTATTGAAGATTTATTAATTGAATTGAAAAAAGTATTCATTAAAAATGATAAATATTTTATTTTAGTTATTATCTACTTTAATATTTTCTTTAAAATGTTTTTTTGATCCATTGGGATGAATCAAAATCAAATTTAAAATATAATTGCCAGAAAAAACGGGTTTATTATTATTGTCTTCTCCAAACCAATTCATAAAATCTTTTGTAGCAATTAAATCTTGAGATATTGTTTTTATAAGAAATCCAGATAGATTGTAAATTTCTGCATTTATTTTGTATCCGGCCAAATCCAAATTAAATTGAATTGACAGCACATCTTGAAATCCATCTTGATTTGGACTAATAGTAGTATTTAATAACTGATATAGCTTGTGCTTATCATTTAAAAAAGTATCTATAAACTGACTATTTTTTAATCCTGGACTGCCATAATAAATTTGTTTTGATGCTGATTGCCAATTTTGAGCTTTATCAGAAACAAATGAAGGATTTATTTTTTCTAAAGAAATCCCTTCAGTTAAAGTTAACAGTGGATTGTGCCAATTTTTGTCATATGAAAAGGAATCAATTAACTTGAATGTAGTTTTATTAAAATAGGACAAGACAAGAGATCCTTTGTCATCATCCAACAAGGGCAAAGATGATTCTAGGATTAATGAAGAATCAGAATGGGGATATGATTCTATTGTGTTTTTTTTATTTGTGGCCAGTGCTAAATACGTATGAGGATAAATTAATTTATCATTATTAATTTTAATCCAATTGTTTTGCCATGAAGGGTTAGAAATATATAATTGATCTAACGATAATAATTTATTACTATTATTGTATATTTCAACATAATCTGATCCACCACTCTTTGGATTGAATAAAACTTCGTTCCACAATAAATCATTATATTCAGGAGTGGATGGTAATTCTATTAATGTATTTATGGTAATCATTTTATTTCCAATACAATCTAAAATATCTTTTAATGTAATGGTATAGGAAATACTATTTATTAAAGGTTCATCTAATAAAATAACTACTTCATTTTCAGAAAATGATATTAAGTCAATTGAGGCAACAGATCGTGATGGAAAAATATTATAATTCAATGGATTGGTGGCGCTATTTATATCCAAGACTTCATTAAATTTTAATTTAATTTCCCATTGACTTAATGGAATAGCATCTATTAATATTGGACCAGTTGAATCTTTAACAAGAGTTGTATATGAATTAGGCATACCTGGAGTTCCGCCAATTAAACTGCTTGATGGCCTCCAAACAAATTGTCCTTTACAAGATTGAAGGGTATTGGTTAATTCTAAACTATAACCTCCTTCTTTTTGAGCTGATGTTTCAAACCAAGAATCGGAATAATAAATTTCATCAAGAATTTCATCTTTTGAATTTTTTAGGATAATATAATCTCCTGAGTTATTTAGGCTTGGAAAATTATTTAAACCAACGACAGAACCAAACAATTTATAACTACTTGTATCTTTAATCGGACAACAGATAATAATTTCATTCGGATTGATGATATTATTTGAAAATTGAGCTTTTGAAGAACCACCATCTGAAACGGAGAGACCCTGTAAGTTTAATTTTTTATGTGTTGTATTTATTAATTCAATAAATTCTACTTCTGGTAAACCTATAGATGGCGAAGGGTCAGCTAAAAATTCATTAATTAACAGATCGCCTTTAATGGGCTCTTCTATTTTTTCATAAGTAAATGGTATCTCTTTTATATTAAAATTGGTATTGCCTTTTAAATCTTCTATATTATGATATTCAAGATGATATATTTGATTTGAAACAAAAAATTTCGAGAATGCAAGTTCATAAATAGAATTTGAACCACTGAGAAAAATGATTGAATCCGGATTTCCAATGGTGGGTACAGTATAATTTGAAACTAATAATGAAGATAACAAATCAATGGGTTCATTGAATTGAATGAGTATCTTATTTTCAGAAATTGCTTTTGCAGAAATAATTTCAGGGGCAGAGGTATCAATCCCGGAATGATAAATTAAGATATCATCAAAAGTAAATTTATCTTTTCTTGTTTCAGTATAGTTACACTCTAAACCAAAAAGGGCATTAGAAATTTGCACAGAAAAGGTATCTAGTATTAGTTGTTCAAAATTAAAGTTAGAGCCTCCTGAATAATCTGTTTCTATGCGCCAAGTTGTATCCGTAGCTTTATTTATTTTGAAACGGCAGATTGATGGATCAGTAGATAATTTGCCTATAGTGCCTGAACCAAGTAAAATAGTATTAGAATTATTTTTGAGAAAGAAATTCCATTTATCCAAATTTCCTGTTTCTCCTATTTCTATGAAGTAAGTAGAATTAAATAAAGGTTGAGATTGATCCATTAAGAAATAAATTCTGACTAGATTTGAAGAAGATGGAGCAAATTGTAAATTGACAAAAAACTCCCATGTTATCAATTCATCCTTATTTTGGTATGGTCTAGAGATAAATGATTTCCCGGCTGAAGGGGCTTGTAAATTTAACTGGTGCAAATTATTTATTATAAAATTCGAAGTATCACCGGACCATTCAAGTAAATTATCTTTATCGAAGGTTTCATTCCACTGGCTAAAGCCAAAGCAAGGTAACAATTCAAATATTATCAGGGAGAATCGTAATATTTTATACATACCCAAATAAATTTAGTAAAAATACATGAATGTTATGGAAGGACAAAATTATTCTTAATTTGAATACCATTACAAAATTCTCTATCAGTCAATAGCAAAATCGAATTCCTGCTTTTATAACTATCTAAGTACAATTTAAATTATCATTATATACCTTGCTAAATGAGTTCAATTTATATTATCTATTTAAATTTTTTAATGGCGGCATGGGTTTTCTTTCAATAAATTTTAATATCGATATCAAATGGGATTAAAAAGATAATTTTCGATATGAAGGCTTTTATTTCTAAGAGAATTATTAAAAAATACGGATAAAAGGAAAGATTTACAAAAAGGAAATGAATTAGATCTATTTGAATAAAATTGATTGGATATACAGAAGATATTTAGAGTCAATATAATTAATTTTAAATTTATCATGAATATTCCTTAAAAAAAGTGTGACTATTTATTGAGCTTATCCTAAAATATCTGTTTTTGTTATCTAGATTTCAATTTTTATTTAAAATGTTGTTTAAAACAAGTTATTTTTACTTCTAGCAATAGCTTTATACATGACATCAATGAAATTGATTATATATTATTAGGATTTGAATAGTCAGATTAGACCATTCATATAAAATATTTTAATTTTACAATTCATACCATATTTAAATTAATATTTGGTTATTTTCAATATAAAAAATATGTAATTTCTAAAAATGAAAATTAGTAATAGATATTTTCTTCGATTGATTTTAGGAACTATCATCTTTCAATTTTTTAGCAGCAAAAGCGTATTAGCCCAACTCAAATGTTGTTGTGGAGCAGCAATGGAAATTGATTTACCCGGTTTGGATTTTGAATTTGACCCGTATCCGCTTCCCTTAGGTTTTATTCCATATACAGCGGTTAGTTCTTTTGGGCCTTGGATTGTAACCCAAGGAGCAGTCGATCATGGAGACAAGGATTACTGTGGAGGACTTAGTTCTGGTAATCCGAATGGTCCTTCGACTTTTATGGATCTATATGGTTCTCCACCAACAGGTGGAGCTGCCGGAACGGTAATATACCCATTAACAGGGCTTATTCCAGGCAACACATATTATATTGAATTTTGGTATGCAACGTTTACCGCAAATGGAAATTTTTCAGCAAATTTAAAAATAGAAAATGGATCCTGGTTAAATGTTAGCTGGACAGCAAATAATCCAGGAAATGTTGTGTGGCTGAAGAAAACGTATTCATTTATAGCAAAAGCAACAACTTCGGTATTATCTTTTACTGATACAGGATCTAGTTCTTCTATAATTCAAATTGGAATGTTGCTAGATGACATTAAAATTTTTTCTTGTCCAGGAGATCAAGAAGGACCAATGGTCAATAATCCACCAGAGGATACTGAAGTTTCATGTGACAAAGAGATACCTATAATTCCAATATTAACGTTTTCAGATAATTGTGATATAAATCCAAAAGTTAGTTTTACAGAAAAGATTGAAATTATAAATCCATGCTATAAAAAACTTACCAGAACATGGCGCATGGAAGATGCGTGTGGCAACATTAATAACGAAGAACAAATCATTGACATTATAGATAAAAATCCACCCCAATATATAAAATTGCCTGAGAGTAAAATGGTATATTGTGAAGAAGATGTCACAAAAGAATTTAATGATTGGATTAAATTAAATGGGAATGCAATTGCGATAGATGAATGTGATAAAGTGAGTTGGAGACAAGTAATTAATCATACTCTAAATAAAAGTTGTGATAGTGTTAAGGTTGATTTTATAGCAACAGATCAGTGTGGACAAGAAAATCAAGAGAGTGCTTATTTTATTGTAAGAGATACAATTATTCCAAAATTTGTTATCAGACCACAAGACAAGAATATTGTATGTAAGCCCAATAAATTAGACTCATTAAATGTGTGGTTACAAAGTTATGGCAATTCAAGAACGGGAAAAGATTGTGATACTGTAATTATGAGATATCAATATGATGGGGATATAACAAAAAACCCAATTCAAGTAATGTTTTATACATCAGACAGATGTGGAAACATAGATAGTAGTATAGCAAGTTTTAGCTATAGAGCAGGAAATGATACATTTCAAATTACAGATTATTCTTGTAGTTATATTAAAAATTCAAAAGATACTATTATTTATAGTACTAATGAGTGCGATAGCATTGTAATCATAGATAGGATAAAAAGAAATTCAGATAGTGTAGTATTAATAAGAATGACTTGTGACTCGAGTCAAAAAATATTGGATACCCTACGATTAACAAATGTATATGGATGTGATTCAATTATTTTTTTGCAGTATAAAATAGAAGCAAAACATCAAAATATAATCAAAAAATATGATTGTGAATTAACTCAATATAAAACGGATACCATTATATTACAAGGTCAATTTTGTGATTCATTAAGCATCACAGAACAAATACCGTTGAGAAGAGACAGTGTAAAAATTGAAAGAATAAGTTGTGATAAATCAATGGAAGGAACTACAACGAATCATTTTATAAATAATTTGGGTTGTGATAGTATAGTAGTAATAAATACCATTTATCGAGCCCAACAGATTACGAGATTAGTTAAGCAAGAGTGTGGTTTATTGCAATCTTATATAGACACGAACAAAATAGTAACAGCTAATTGTGACAGTCTGATAATCACAGATCATATTGGAATTCCATTAGATAGTACGAGGATTGATGGATTAACGTGCGATACCAATAAAGTTGGTGTATTTATAAAGAAATTAATCAATCGATTGGGTTGTGACAGTATCGTTATTGAAACCAAACAATTGGCAAAAACGAATTATATAAATATTGCAAAAACGACATGCAAATTATCAGAGGCAGGTAAAGAAACAGAGTTACTCATAAATAGTTATGGGTGTGATAGTATAATAGAAACCGTAACAACATTTATTCCTTCAGACACAAATCATATTATTCAGTACACTTGTGATGTATTGAAAATTGGAATCGACACTGCTCGATATATTACAAAATTATGCGATAGTTTAATTATTACTGATTACCGATTTAAAGCAGGAGACACGGTTGAAATAAGTCAATATACTTGTGATTTATCAAAAACAAGAAAAGATACAACGTGGTTAAAAAACAGAATTGGATGTGATAGCATTATTTACAGCGATATACAATACCGTCCATTAAAACTGGAATATGCAATAGATTCTATAGGATGTTATAATGAAAAAAACGGCAAAATTAGAATTCTAAATAGTATCGATTTTAAAGAACCGTATGAACTTTATGTTAATGGAACAAACTATAACAATGAAAATGAAATTACAAACCTGGCTAGTGGAAGGTATGAAATATATATAAAGGATCAAAGATCATGTTATAGAGATTCAGTGAAAATAGAATTTGTAAATCCAGAAGAATTAAAAACAGAATTAGGACAGGACAAGGAAATAGAAAGCGGTACGCGAGTAAAAGTTAATTTGCAAACGAACAAGACTTTGGTTAATATTTATTGGACACCAAAAAATATCAGCAATTGTATAAATTGTAATGAAATAGAAATATTGATAGATCAAGACACATGGATATATAGTCAAGGAATTGATGAACATGGATGTATAAGTTTAGATTCTATATATATACGAATAAAGAAATCTAAAAAAGTATATGCACCAAATGTAATCTCTCCAAATGGAGATCAAATAAATGATTATTTTTTCATCCAAGGCGAAGAGGGATCTATAGTAAAAACATTAGTCATATATGATCGATGGGGAGAGAAGATATTTGAGGCGATTAACAGGCCAATTAATTCACCAAATTCTGGATGGGATGGAACATTCCATTCAAAAGAATTAACACCTGGTGTTTATGTGTATTATGCTCTAGTTCTGACTGAGGGAAAGAATAATGAAATATTCGGTGAAATAACACTATTAAAATAATAGATCAATGAATAAAGAATATAATAATTCAATTCACTAATAAAAATAGAAAACAAAAAGAATTTTGAAAAAAATTAAAATTAATTCTTACAAAATTAAAAATGATATAATTATTATTAGTTTATTTTTATTATTTGCTGTTTTTGCTCAAATATTGTCAGCTCAAGTTAAATGTTGTTGTGGCAGTCCAAAAGAATTAGATTTTCCAGGATTAGATTTTGAATTAAGTCCACTACCACCTTTAGGATGGTTTAATAATTATCAAGTAGGAAGTACATTGGGTGATTGGTTGATCATTTCAGGAGCAATTGACCATGTTGATAAAGAACATTATTTTAATACTAGTTCTGGTAATCCAAATGGACCTTCAAATTATGTAGATTTATTTGGTTCCCCAGGTTCTTCAGGTACTATGATTTATCCATTAACGGGTTTAACACCGGGCTTCCTTTACACAATTGAATTTTATTATGCAAAATTCAATTTACCAGGAAGATTTATAGCCAATTTGAGTATAGGAAACGGCACATGGTTAAACGTTAATTGGACAGCAGGGAATCCCGGAAATAGTATTTGGCTTAAAGCTTCTTATAATTTTACGGCTCAAGCCTCTAGTACTAATCTACAATTTAAAGATATAAGTGGAATAACCACTTCAGGCGGAATTGGAGTATTAATTGATGATATTAAAATATTTGAATGTCCAGGTGATTTAGAAAAACCAATGGTCATTAATCCACCAGAGGATATTGAGGTATCATGTGAAAAAGATGTACCAGCGACACCAACATTAATGTTTAGTGATAATTGTGATGTAAATCCAAAAGTTAGTTTTACAGAAAAGATTGAAATTATAAATCCATGCTATAAAAAACTTACCAGAACATGGCGAATGGAAGATGCGTGTGGCAACATTAATAACGAAGAACAAATCATTGACATTATAGATAAAAATCCACCCCAATATATAAAATTGCCTGAGAGTAAAATGGTATATTGTGAAGAAGATGTCACAAAAGAATTTAATGATTGGATTAAATTAAATGGGAATGCAATTGCGATAGATGAATGTGATAAAGTGAGTTGGAGACAAGTAATTAATCATACTCTAAATAAAAGTTGTGATAGTGTTAAGGTTGATTTTATAGCAACAGATCAGTGTGGACAAGAAAATCAAGAGAGTGCTTATTTTATTGTAAGAGATACAATTATTCCAAAATTTGTTATCAGACCACAAGACAAGAATATTGTATGTAAGCCCAATAAATTAGACTCATTAAATGTGTGGTTACAAAGTTATGGCAATTCAACAATTGGTAAAGATTGTGATACTGTGATTATGAGCTATCAATATGATGGGGATATAACAAAAAACCCAATTCATGTAATGTTTTATACATCAGATAGATGTGGAAACATAGATAGCAGTATGGCAAGTTTTAGCTATAGAGCAGGAAATGATACATTTCAAATTACAGATTATTCATGTAGTTATATTAGAAATTCAAAAGATACCATTATTTATCATACTAGTGAATGTGATAGTGTTGTAATCACAGAAAGGATAAAAAGAAATTCAGATAGTGTAGTATTAATAAGAATGACTTGTGACTCGAGTCAAAAAATATTGGATACCCTACGATTAACAAATGTATATGGATGTGATTCAATTATTTTTTTGCAGTATAAAATAGAAGCAAAACATCAAAATATAATCAAAAAATATGATTGTCAATTAACTCAATATAAAACGGATACCATTATATTACAAGGTCAATTTTGTGATTCATTAATCATCACAGAACAAATACCGTTGAGAAGAGACAGTGTAAAAATTGAAAGAATAAGTTGTGATAAATCAATGGAAGGAACTACAACGAATCATTTTATAAATAATTTGGGTTGTGATAGTATAGTAGTAATAAATACCATTTATCGAGCCCAACAGATTACAAGATTAGTTAAGCAAGAGTGTGGTTTATTGCAATCTTATATAGACACGAACAAAATAGTAACAGCTAATTGTGACAGTCTGATAATCACAGATCATATTGGAATTCCATTAGATAGTACGAGGATTGATGGATTAACCTGCGATTCCAATGAAGTTGGTGTATTTATAAAGAAATTAATCAATCGATTGGGTTGTGACAGTATCGTTATTGAAACCAAACAATTGGCAAAAACGAATTATATAAATATTGTAAAAACGACATGCAAATTATCAGAGGCAGGTAAAGAAACAGAGGTACTCATAAATAGTTATGGGTGTGATAGTATAATAGAAACCGTAACAACATTTATTCCTTCAGACACAAATCATATTATTCAGTACACTTGTGATGTATTGAAAATTGGAATCGACACTGCTCGATATATTACAAAATTATGCGATAGTTTAATTATTACTGATTACCGATTTAAAGCAGGAGACATGGTTGAAATAAGTCAATATACTTGTGATTTATCAAAAACAAGAAAAGATACAACGTGGTTAAAAAACAGAATTGGATGTGATAGCATTATTTACAGCGATATACAATATCGTCCATTAAAACTGGAATATGCAATAGATTCTATAGGATGTTATAATGAAAAAAACGGCAAAATTAGAATTCTAAATAGTAGCGATTTTAAAGAACCGTATGAACTTTATGTTAATGGAACAAACTATAACAATGAAAATGAAATTACAAACCTAGCTAGTGGAAGGTATGAAATATATATAAAGGATCAAAGATCATGTTATAGTGATTCAGTGAAAATAGAATTTGTAAATCCAGAAGAATTAAAAACAGAATTAGGACAGGACAAGGAAATAGAAAGCGGTACGCGAGTAAAAGTTAATTTGCAAACGAACAAGACTTTGGTTAATATTTATTGGACACCAAAAAATATCAGCAATTGTATAAATTGTAATGAAATAGAAATATTGATAGATCAAGACACATGGATATATAGTCAAGGAATTGATGAACATGGATGTATAAGTTTAGATTCTATATATATACGAATAAAGAAATCTAAAAAAGTATATGCACCAAATGTAATCTCTCCAAATGGAGATCAAATAAATGATTATTTTTTCATCCAAGGCGAAGAGGGATCTATAGTAAAAACATTAGTCATATATGATCGATGGGGCGAGAAGATATTTGAAGCGATTAACGAACCAATTAATTCACCGAATTCAAGATGGGATGGAACATTCCATTCACAAGAATTAACACCTGGTGTGTATGTGTATTATGCACAGGTGAAAACAGAAAAGGATATTGTTGAATTATTTGGGGAAATTACATTATTAAGATGAGTATTTTATTTAATGATTCTTTTATATTTAAAACGATCTTGTTATAATATTTTATATTATTAAAGGAAAGAAAGTATCTACCTCTTATTTTCAATTCAATTAATAGGTTTAACAATTAATTTATAAATGGCATAAATTAAAGTTGTAAGAATGGCAGAAACAGTCTTATTTTTACAGTTTAAATAGAAAATTTTAAAGTAGATAATGCGAGTAGCTATAGTTGGAGTCACAGGAATGGTGGGAAGAAAGATTCTCAATGTACTTGAGGAAGTTAATTTTCCAATTTCTCAATTAATTCCGGTTGCTTCTGATCGTTCCGTAGGAAAAACCCTCCATTGGAAGGGACAGGAATATACGATCTATAGTATGGAAAAGGCGATTAATATGAAACCACAAATTGCCTTATTTTCAGCAGGTGGAAGCACATCTTTAGAATGGGCACCAAAATTTGTAGAGGTTGGTTGTTTTGTAATTGATAATTCTTCAGCTTTTAGAATGGAAACAGATATTCCTTTGGTTGTTCCAGAAATTAATTCAAATGTGATAAATCAAGAAACTAAGTTAATAGCAAACCCAAATTGTTCAACGATACAATTAGTTATGGTTTTGAACCCACTCCATTCAAAATATAAATTAAAAAGATTAGTTATTTCGACCTATCAATCCTTTACGGGAACAGGAATGAAGGCAGTTCATCAATATGAAACTGAAAGAGATGGTAAGGATAGCCTAGAAAATAGAGTTTATGCGCATCCTATATTTGAAAATTGCATTCCACAATGTGATGTTTTTATAGATAATGACTATACAAAGGAAGAAATGAAAATGGTTAACGAAACGCGAAAGATACTAAATGATGATCAAATTAGAATAACAGCAACTGCTGTTCGCGTTCCAGTTCATGGAGGCCATTCAGAATCTGTTAATATTGAATTTTATAATCAAGTTGAGATTAATGAAATAAAAAAAATTTTAAATAACACCAAAGGGGTCATTTTAATGGATAATCCAAAGCAATCCATATATCCGACACCATTGCAAGCTAAGGAAAAAAATGAAGTTTTAGTTGGTAGGATTAGAGTGGATGAATCACAAGACAATACTATAAATCTATGGATTTGTGCGGATAACCTTAGAAAGGGAGCTGCAACAAATGCTGTCCAAATAGCTCAATATATTGTTAATCAACATTATATATAATTTTATTTTTTTATAAATTAAAATTGAAAGGAAATTTTAATTAAAAAGGAGTCAATATCCTTTGTTTATTCCTGATTTGGATAGATTTTTGCTAATATTAAGTTACATTTATTAAATTAAAAAGTATAAAAAAATCAAATATTTAAAATTATTGAAATAATAATATAAGCGAGTAAGATGAGAACAAGATTGGTTATTTGGGGAACAAACGCAGAGGATGAAAAAGTACTTTTAGGAATTTCTTTGAATGTAGATGATAATAAGATTGAAA harbors:
- a CDS encoding lamin tail domain-containing protein — translated: MYKILRFSLIIFELLPCFGFSQWNETFDKDNLLEWSGDTSNFIINNLHQLNLQAPSAGKSFISRPYQNKDELITWEFFVNLQFAPSSSNLVRIYFLMDQSQPLFNSTYFIEIGETGNLDKWNFFLKNNSNTILLGSGTIGKLSTDPSICRFKINKATDTTWRIETDYSGGSNFNFEQLILDTFSVQISNALFGLECNYTETRKDKFTFDDILIYHSGIDTSAPEIISAKAISENKILIQFNEPIDLLSSLLVSNYTVPTIGNPDSIIFLSGSNSIYELAFSKFFVSNQIYHLEYHNIEDLKGNTNFNIKEIPFTYEKIEEPIKGDLLINEFLADPSPSIGLPEVEFIELINTTHKKLNLQGLSVSDGGSSKAQFSNNIINPNEIIICCPIKDTSSYKLFGSVVGLNNFPSLNNSGDYIILKNSKDEILDEIYYSDSWFETSAQKEGGYSLELTNTLQSCKGQFVWRPSSSLIGGTPGMPNSYTTLVKDSTGPILIDAIPLSQWEIKLKFNEVLDINSATNPLNYNIFPSRSVASIDLISFSENEVVILLDEPLINSISYTITLKDILDCIGNKMITINTLIELPSTPEYNDLLWNEVLFNPKSGGSDYVEIYNNSNKLLSLDQLYISNPSWQNNWIKINNDKLIYPHTYLALATNKKNTIESYPHSDSSLILESSLPLLDDDKGSLVLSYFNKTTFKLIDSFSYDKNWHNPLLTLTEGISLEKINPSFVSDKAQNWQSASKQIYYGSPGLKNSQFIDTFLNDKHKLYQLLNTTISPNQDGFQDVLSIQFNLDLAGYKINAEIYNLSGFLIKTISQDLIATKDFMNWFGEDNNNKPVFSGNYILNLILIHPNGSKKHFKENIKVDNN
- a CDS encoding gliding motility-associated C-terminal domain-containing protein, with amino-acid sequence MKISNRYFLRLILGTIIFQFFSSKSVLAQLKCCCGAAMEIDLPGLDFEFDPYPLPLGFIPYTAVSSFGPWIVTQGAVDHGDKDYCGGLSSGNPNGPSTFMDLYGSPPTGGAAGTVIYPLTGLIPGNTYYIEFWYATFTANGNFSANLKIENGSWLNVSWTANNPGNVVWLKKTYSFIAKATTSVLSFTDTGSSSSIIQIGMLLDDIKIFSCPGDQEGPMVNNPPEDTEVSCDKEIPIIPILTFSDNCDINPKVSFTEKIEIINPCYKKLTRTWRMEDACGNINNEEQIIDIIDKNPPQYIKLPESKMVYCEEDVTKEFNDWIKLNGNAIAIDECDKVSWRQVINHTLNKSCDSVKVDFIATDQCGQENQESAYFIVRDTIIPKFVIRPQDKNIVCKPNKLDSLNVWLQSYGNSRTGKDCDTVIMRYQYDGDITKNPIQVMFYTSDRCGNIDSSIASFSYRAGNDTFQITDYSCSYIKNSKDTIIYSTNECDSIVIIDRIKRNSDSVVLIRMTCDSSQKILDTLRLTNVYGCDSIIFLQYKIEAKHQNIIKKYDCELTQYKTDTIILQGQFCDSLSITEQIPLRRDSVKIERISCDKSMEGTTTNHFINNLGCDSIVVINTIYRAQQITRLVKQECGLLQSYIDTNKIVTANCDSLIITDHIGIPLDSTRIDGLTCDTNKVGVFIKKLINRLGCDSIVIETKQLAKTNYINIAKTTCKLSEAGKETELLINSYGCDSIIETVTTFIPSDTNHIIQYTCDVLKIGIDTARYITKLCDSLIITDYRFKAGDTVEISQYTCDLSKTRKDTTWLKNRIGCDSIIYSDIQYRPLKLEYAIDSIGCYNEKNGKIRILNSIDFKEPYELYVNGTNYNNENEITNLASGRYEIYIKDQRSCYRDSVKIEFVNPEELKTELGQDKEIESGTRVKVNLQTNKTLVNIYWTPKNISNCINCNEIEILIDQDTWIYSQGIDEHGCISLDSIYIRIKKSKKVYAPNVISPNGDQINDYFFIQGEEGSIVKTLVIYDRWGEKIFEAINRPINSPNSGWDGTFHSKELTPGVYVYYALVLTEGKNNEIFGEITLLK
- a CDS encoding gliding motility-associated C-terminal domain-containing protein produces the protein MKKIKINSYKIKNDIIIISLFLLFAVFAQILSAQVKCCCGSPKELDFPGLDFELSPLPPLGWFNNYQVGSTLGDWLIISGAIDHVDKEHYFNTSSGNPNGPSNYVDLFGSPGSSGTMIYPLTGLTPGFLYTIEFYYAKFNLPGRFIANLSIGNGTWLNVNWTAGNPGNSIWLKASYNFTAQASSTNLQFKDISGITTSGGIGVLIDDIKIFECPGDLEKPMVINPPEDIEVSCEKDVPATPTLMFSDNCDVNPKVSFTEKIEIINPCYKKLTRTWRMEDACGNINNEEQIIDIIDKNPPQYIKLPESKMVYCEEDVTKEFNDWIKLNGNAIAIDECDKVSWRQVINHTLNKSCDSVKVDFIATDQCGQENQESAYFIVRDTIIPKFVIRPQDKNIVCKPNKLDSLNVWLQSYGNSTIGKDCDTVIMSYQYDGDITKNPIHVMFYTSDRCGNIDSSMASFSYRAGNDTFQITDYSCSYIRNSKDTIIYHTSECDSVVITERIKRNSDSVVLIRMTCDSSQKILDTLRLTNVYGCDSIIFLQYKIEAKHQNIIKKYDCQLTQYKTDTIILQGQFCDSLIITEQIPLRRDSVKIERISCDKSMEGTTTNHFINNLGCDSIVVINTIYRAQQITRLVKQECGLLQSYIDTNKIVTANCDSLIITDHIGIPLDSTRIDGLTCDSNEVGVFIKKLINRLGCDSIVIETKQLAKTNYINIVKTTCKLSEAGKETEVLINSYGCDSIIETVTTFIPSDTNHIIQYTCDVLKIGIDTARYITKLCDSLIITDYRFKAGDMVEISQYTCDLSKTRKDTTWLKNRIGCDSIIYSDIQYRPLKLEYAIDSIGCYNEKNGKIRILNSSDFKEPYELYVNGTNYNNENEITNLASGRYEIYIKDQRSCYSDSVKIEFVNPEELKTELGQDKEIESGTRVKVNLQTNKTLVNIYWTPKNISNCINCNEIEILIDQDTWIYSQGIDEHGCISLDSIYIRIKKSKKVYAPNVISPNGDQINDYFFIQGEEGSIVKTLVIYDRWGEKIFEAINEPINSPNSRWDGTFHSQELTPGVYVYYAQVKTEKDIVELFGEITLLR
- a CDS encoding aspartate-semialdehyde dehydrogenase — protein: MRVAIVGVTGMVGRKILNVLEEVNFPISQLIPVASDRSVGKTLHWKGQEYTIYSMEKAINMKPQIALFSAGGSTSLEWAPKFVEVGCFVIDNSSAFRMETDIPLVVPEINSNVINQETKLIANPNCSTIQLVMVLNPLHSKYKLKRLVISTYQSFTGTGMKAVHQYETERDGKDSLENRVYAHPIFENCIPQCDVFIDNDYTKEEMKMVNETRKILNDDQIRITATAVRVPVHGGHSESVNIEFYNQVEINEIKKILNNTKGVILMDNPKQSIYPTPLQAKEKNEVLVGRIRVDESQDNTINLWICADNLRKGAATNAVQIAQYIVNQHYI